A genomic region of Prionailurus bengalensis isolate Pbe53 chromosome D1, Fcat_Pben_1.1_paternal_pri, whole genome shotgun sequence contains the following coding sequences:
- the CCDC87 gene encoding LOW QUALITY PROTEIN: coiled-coil domain-containing protein 87 (The sequence of the model RefSeq protein was modified relative to this genomic sequence to represent the inferred CDS: deleted 1 base in 1 codon), giving the protein MEPYKPDPELQRFYHRLLCPLSLFPRKATCSESQKRLPPEVPMLLPSPVSRLTAESLCRQVAERLANSGLAVRVPTESRLRFTQVILDELKCSWQEPPPEPSLNHLNNQRLRKRLQVYVLLSSEQLFLHYLHLLNTMSTPASVFTESATLTRLTARLAKDCTIFLTSPEVYHCLFADFLTLLKVEQAHRGMHKLRPVGSTGVFELFPSPLLHSSGFAQVPCCTLNLNYLIQLSRPREFLSEPELDPLKELKSIPQLKKKKPLQWLSSVQKRRESDFSSAPIVSPPRYSVTPTSGAPPTSHLPLCSQFQRGQSMPSLREGWKLADELGVPPLPPRPLTPLVLAPESKPELAGDTVAEDLKQMINNMKLERTHYSSLDTGLPPLLGALTRRPAAAHRLEELQRMLKGLEEEEATGQWGLQCPKSLPFQPQPVTVTLKLGNQVVVQAAAVQVSERNFLDSFHVDRAGVLYNHLAGELEPKLIEEMDVGCFVGNNIREVYKELMSRVSLDHFSFDQGPLIEPAANKDWSTYLSSAFLHQEKQHRVINPKLAGLYSQRANILQSTSDKISSLTSLQASKGWEKWSNKASWVNWWKATLSVSDYFKYLTSQETDFLHVIFQMYEEDVPVEVKAPVRESVKIRRPPPLQEDEEPDFVPGEWDWNTVLGHRLGTKRSGPLGEPYKILSLQKRLERLWSMLEVPDKDRLDMAIKYSSNARLRQLPSLVSAWEQALKPIQLREMLMGKLEWFERQASDPNRFFQKTDMDLSRLLEENQFRSHLHRKISLVQTPLASLLEEIELVFGEPVTFKGRRYLDKMKHDKVEMLYWLQQRRRVRHLARAQKASHQPGLFRSSAASL; this is encoded by the exons ATGGAGCCCTATAAGCCGGACCCCGAGCTCCAGCGGTTTTACCACCGGTTGCTGTGTCCGCTGTCGCTCTTCCCCCGCAAGGCGACATGCTCAGAATCTCAGAAGCGCCTTCCGCCGGAGGTGCCGATGCTGCTGCCCTCGCCGGTCTCACGGCTGACGGCGGAGTCTCTGTGCCGCCAGGTGGCCGAGCGGCTGGCCAATAGTGGGCTGGCGGTGCGCGTGCCTACCGAAAGTCGTCTCCGTTTCACTCAGGTCATCCTGGACGAGCTCAAGTGCAGCTGGCAGGAGCCTCCCCCCGAACCTAGTCTGAACCACTTGAACAACCAGAGACTGCGAAAGCGACTCCAGGTCTACGTGCTGCTCAGCAGTGAGCAGCTCTTCCTACACTACCTGCACCTGCTGAACACCATGTCGACCCCCGCAAGTGTCTTCACTGAATCAGCCACGCTCACCCGTTTAACCGCCAGGCTCGCCAAGGACTGCACAATCTTTCTTACCAGCCCTGAGGTCTATCATTGCTTGTTCGCCGACTTCCTCACCCTGCTGAAGGTAGAGCAGGCCCACCGCGGCATGCACAAGCTGCGCCCTGTAGGCTCCACTGGGGTTTTCGAGCTTTTCCCTAGCCCATTGCTTCACAGCTCCGGCTTCGCCCAAGTACCGTGCTGCACCCTCAACCTGAACTATCTCATCCAACTCAGCCGCCCGCGGGAGTTTCTCAGTGAGCCTGAACTGGATCCACTGAAGGAACTGAAGTCCATCCCGCaactgaagaagaagaagcctCTCCAATGGCTGTCCTCCgtgcagaagaggagagaaagcgACTTCAGTTCCGCACCGATTGTGTCACCGCCCAGGTACTCTGTGACTCCCACCAGCGGGGCTCCCCCTACCTCCCACTTGCCCCTCTGCTCCCAGTTCCAGAGGGGCCAGTCCATGCCCTCTCTGCGGGAGGGCTGGAAGCTAGCAGATGAATTGGGCGTCCCTCCACTCCCCCCTCGCCCCTTAACCCCGTTGGTCCTGGCGCCAGAGAGCAAACCAGAGCTGGCAGGGGACACGGTGGCTGAGGACCTGAAGCAGATGATAAATAACATGAAATTGGAGAGGACTCACTACTCATCACTGGACACAGGCCTGCCCCCACTCCTAGGGGCCCTGACCCGCCGCCCAGCTGCAGCACATCGCCTGGAGGAGCTGCAGAGAATGTTGAAGGGCCTCGAAGAGGAAGAAGCCACTGGGCAGTGGGGCCTCCAGTGCCCCAAATCCCTTCCATTTCAACCACAGCCGGTGACTGTTACTTTGAAGCTAGGAAATCAGGTTGTGGTCCAAGCAGCTGCTGTGCAGGTCTCTGAGAGAAACTTTTTGGACTCCTTCCATGTTGACAGGGCCGGAGTTCTATACAACCACCTGGCTGGTGAACTAGAACCCAAACTTATTGAGGAAATGGATGTTGGTTGCTTTGTTGGCAATAACATCAGGGAGGTCTACAAGGAGTTGATGAGCCGTGTCTCTCTTGACCACTTCTCTTTTGACCAGGGACCCCTCATTGAGCCTGCGGCCAATAAAGACTGGTCAACGTATCTGTCCTCAGCCTTTCTACATCAAGAAAAACAGCATCGCGTCATCAATCCCAAGTTAGCTGGACTTTATTCCCAGAGAGCAAACATTTTACAGTCCACCTCTGATAAGATATCCTCCCTCACGTCACTGCAAGCAAGCAAAGGCTGGGAGAAGTGGTCAAACAAAGCCTCATGGGTGAACTGGTGGAAAGCCACCTTGTCTGTGAGTGACTACTTCAAGTACCTCACCAGCCAGGAGACAGATTTCCTCCACGTCATCTTCCAAATGTATGAAGAGGATGTTCCTGTGGAGGTCAAGGCCCCTGTCAGAGAGTCCGTAAAGATTCGGCGCCCACCTCCCTTGCAGGAAGATGAAGAACCAGACTTTGTGCCAGGAGAGTGGGACTGGAACACCGTGCTGGGGCACAGGCTAGGAACTAAGAGGAGCGGCCCCCTGGGAGAACCCTACAAAATCCTGAGTCTGCAGAAGCGTCTGGAGCGGCTGTGGTCCATGCTTGAGGTCCCTGACAAGGATCGGCTGGACATGGCCATCAAGTACAGCTCCAACGCTCGTCTGAGGCAGCTGCCTTCGTTGGTGAGCGCCTGGGAGCAAGCCCTGAAACCCATTCAGCTGCGGGAAATGTTGATGGGGAAACTGGAATGGTTTGAGCGACAAGCCTCTGACCCCAACCGCTTCTTCCAAAAGACTGACATGGACCTGAGTCGCCTCCTGGAGGAGAATCAGTTCCGCAGCCACCTACACAGAAAGATCAGTCTAGTGCAGACCCCTCTGGCTTCCCTCCTGGAGGAGATTGAGTTAGTTTTTGGTGAGCCAGTGACCTTTAAGGGGCGGCGATACTTGGACAAGATGAAGCATGACAAGGTGGAGATGCTCTACTGGCTACAGCAGCGGCGACGGGTCCGCCACCTGGCCCGGGCTCAGAAAGCCTCCCACCAGCCAGGGCTGTTC AGAAGCTCAGCAGCCAGCCTCTAA